From the Thermosynechococcus sp. genome, the window CAGCAAAAAGCGACGCAATTCCTTGCGAAACGGTAAATTGGCTGGCACAGGGGCTGGATAGAAGCGGCTGGTATCTATCCCCGGCGGAATCACGGCCATCCGTGCCGGGTCGTATTGATCGTAGAGGCGATACTGCTGTTCGACTTCCTGATGGGTACTGGCGATAATCAGGGCGGCGCTGGCTAGGGTTTGCTCCTCGGCTTCGATGCGCGTCGTAAAGTGAAACTGCTCTTCAATGGCATCGGGCTTACTGCCCTGGACCAGGAGTCGCTGTCGCTTCACCCGTCCGAGGGAATGCCCAGTGTGCACCAGGGGAACCCCCAACCAGCCAGCCACACGGCAGCCCACATAACCCGCATCGGCATAGTGACTGTGGATCACATCGGGCAGGCGCCCACTTTGGCGGAGATGGCGCAACAGTTCATCGGCAAAGACGTCTAGATAGGGCCAAAGCACTTCTTTGCGCAAATAGCGGCGAGGACCACAGGCGAGACGGACAATGCGGGCGCGATCGCCAATCCGCTCAATGGGCTGGGCATAGTCGGGAGCCACCTTGGCATCGGGAATCAGCCGAGTTACCAAGTCCACCTGGGCAACCCGAGGATGGGCGGCAAGGGCTTTGGCCAGTTCAACCACATAGCGCGTTTGTCCTCCCGTATCGGCATCTCGCCCCAGTTCCAGGCGATCGCCCCGAATTAAGCCATGAATACTGATCAGGACAATGTATAATCCCTCTTGCATAGCCGCTCCCTGCCTTGGTAGCCGATAACTCAATGGGCAGACCTCCTCACCCTATCGAAAAATATGCGCATTGTCCAAAACCCCATGGCAGCAATTCCCGCAGCAATTCATCTCAAAGAGGTCTCCTTTGGCTGGTCGCCAGAGACTTTAGTTCTGGATCAGGTATCCTTGGCAATTCCCCAAGGACAACTGTGGATGCTCCTGGGCCGCAATGGCAGCGGCAAGTCAACCTTGATCCGTATTTTGGGGGGACTTTTGCAGCCCCAAAGGGGTGAAGTCTATGTGGAGCAGCCCCTGGGTTTTGTTTTCCAAAATCCTGATCACCAACTGGTCATGCCCAGTGTGGGGGCCGATATTGCCTTTAGTCTCAATGGCGAGTCCCTGAACTATTGGCAGGTGCGCGAGCGCGTCAGTGCTGCGCTGCAAGCCGTGAATTTGCAGGGGCTAGAACGCCGTCCCATCTATGCCCTCAGTGGTGGCCAAAAACAGCGGGTGGCCATTGCCGGAGCGATTGCTCGCCATTGCCGGGTGCTGTTGCTTGATGAACCCACGGCACTCCTTGATCCCGATAGCCAGCGGGAACTCTTGGGCTATGTGCGCCAACTGGTCAACACTCAAGGCATGGCGGCGCTGTGGGTCACCCATCGCCTGGATGAGCTGGCGCAAGCGGATGGTGCCATTGTGCTTGATCGCGGCAAAGTGATTGGCCAAGGGGCACCCAGTGACATGATGCCCCTGGTACATGCTTGAAGCGTTCTTTCACCGAAAGCGATGTTGCAAACCGCTGGTCCCCTTCTTTGGCTGCTATGATCAAAGAAAATATAGAATGCTTGCATAGGAATTCACCTGTAGGATTGAATTATTGCAGTAGGAGCGATCGCCATGACTGAACCCTCCCAAACCCCACCCCCTGAAGAACCCACGGCCAAAGGGAGTCGTCCTGCCCGGCGCCCAAACTCTCCCGCCAAGGAAAATAGCGGTCAAATGGTCTCCCTGGCCGAAAAAACAGCTCTTGCCCCCGCAGGCACCACCAAGGCCAGTGACATTGTGGTGTGGCAAACCTTTAATAGTGCCGGCCTACGTCCCATTGAGGCCAGTCCGGTGCAAGTGGTGCACATGATCAAAGATGCCGGCGAGCGGCCTGTGCTCAGCAGTGGTCTACAAATTTATGACAGCATCAACTCCGCTGGTATTCGCCCCATTGTGGCAACTAAGTTTCGGGTGGTTGAAACCCTCAACATCATGGGGGTGCGGCCAGTGGCGGCGGATGACTTTGAAATTGTCGAGACAGTGAATTGGATGGGCATCCGTCCGATTACCACCAGTGGTCTCCAAATTACTGAAACCTACTATGCTGCGGGCGAGCGTCCCGTTGCCTCCAACATTATTGACGATTCCCCTGTCCTCATGGGCTATCTGGACTAGGGGGAGAGTGTTGCCAATTAGCCCTTTGAGGTGAAGCAGTGGCAGTCCGGATGGCCATTGATCCCTATCGCCACCTGCTGCGGCCACTGCTTTTTGCTGGCTTGCAGGCGGATCCAGAATTTCTGCACCAGCAGTTTATCTCTCTCTGTGGGTGGCTCAATCAAGATCGTTCCCTGGGGGCTTGGCTGCGGCAACAACTCCAGCAACGGTATGCCCTTTCCGACCCGCGCCTAGAGCGGCAGGTGTGGGGATTGCGCTTTCCGAATCCCATTGGTTTGGCGGCGGGGTTTGATAAGAATGGGGTAGCAAGTAATGTCTGGGCGGCCTTTGGTTTTGGCTTTGCCGAATTGGGCACCGTCACGTGGCATCCACAGCCGGGCAATCCTCGGCCGCGCCTCTTTCGCCTCCCGGCTGATCGCGCTGCCCTCAATCGCATGGGGTTTAATAATGCTGGCGCAGAGGCCATGGCTGCCCTACTCGAGCGATCGCCCGCCCCAACGATTCCCATTGGCATTAACCTGGGTAAGTCAAAAATTACCCCCTTGGAAGCCGCAAAAGAGGATTACCTAGCCAGTTTCCGCCGCCTCCATCCCCTGGGGGATTATTTTGTGATCAATGTCAGTTCGCCCAACACGCCGGGGCTCCGGGACCTGCAAGCCAAGGAACAACTGGAACCCATTTTGGAGGCGCTACAAGCCGCCAATCACCCCCGCAAGCCTCTTCTCCTGAAAATTGCCCCCGATTTGAGTTGGGAGCAGATTGTTGTCATTTTGAGGCTAATTCAAGCCTATGAACTGGCCGGAATTGTAGCCACCAATACTACAGTGGCCCGGGAAGGGCTAAAAACCAAGATGATTCCTGCCACTCGGCGATCGCCCGCAGAGGAGGCCGGCGGTCTCAGTGGGGCGCCTCTACGACAGCGGGCCACCGCCGTGATTCGCTTTATCCACAAGCAGACCCAGGGCACTCTGCCGATTATTGGGGTGGGGGGAATTTTCACACCCGAGGATGTGATTGAAAAACTGGCGGCCGGTGCAACACTGGTGCAACTCTACACCGGTTGGATTTACCAAGGACCGAGCCTATTGCGGGAGCTACTCAAAGGACTCTTAGCCCACGCCGCCAATCCAGAGAAACCAGAGAAATAGCCTCTATACCCTTGTCAAGGGGAGCATTCTAATTGTTAACTTTTCTATAGTATTGTCCCTATATTTTACGAAAGTATAAAAATATGACCGTTTCGCCCGAGCAGATTGACCGCATTGTTTCCAACCGGCACCACGATCCCTTTGAAATTTTGGGATGTCATCAGATTCAGCAAAATGGCCAATCCGTGTGGGCGGTACGTGCCTACTTACCCAATGCCGAGCGGGTGAGTGTCCTCTGTCCGGAGCAGCGGCAAGAATATCCGATGACACCGGTGCACCACCCCCACTTTTTCGAGTGCCATATTCCTGTAGCAGAACTCAATAACTACCAATTGAAAATCTACGAAAATGGCCACGAGCGGGTGATCTATGACCCCTATGCCTTCCGCTCTCCAAAGCTGACGGATTTTGATGTCCATCTCTTTGCTGAGGGTAATCACCACCGCATCTATGAAAAACTGGGGGCACACCTGCTGACGGTGGATGGGGTGGAGGGGGTCTATTTTGCCGTGTGGGCCCCCAATGCCCGCAATGTCTCTGTCATTGGTAACTTTAACCACTGGGATGGCCGCAAACACCAAATGGCACGACGGGGCAATGGCATCTGGGAACTCTTTATCCCCGGCTTGGGTGTCGGTGAGCACTATAAATACGAAATTAAGAACCAAGAGGGCCACATCTACGAAAAGTCTGACCCCTATGGCTTCTACCAAGAACCGCGTCCCAAGACTGCTTCCATTGTCACCGACCTCAATAGCTACGAATGGGGTGACAACGACTGGCTGGAAAAACGGCGCCACACCGACCCCCTCACCCAACCGATTTCTGTCTATGAGGTGCACCTAGGATCGTGGCTCCATGCCTCCATGGAGGATCCCCCCATTGGTGCCGATGGTCAACCCCAAGAACCCGTACAGGTGGCAGAACTCAAGCCCTGGGCCCGCTTCCTCACCTATCGTGAATTGGCGGCCAAACTCATTCCCTACGTTAAGGAATTGGGCTATACCCACATTGAACTGTTGCCTATTGCTGAGCATCCCTTTGATGGGTCTTGGGGCTATCAGGTGACGGGCTACTATGCCCCCACCTCCCGCTATGGCAGCCCCCAAGACTTTATGTATTTCGTGGATCAGTGCCACCAAAACGGCATCGGCGTCATCGTCGACTGGGTACCGGGACACTTTCCCAAGGACGGCCATGGGCTAGCATTCTTTGATGGCACCCATCTGTACGAACATGCGGACCCGCGCAAGGGCGAACACAAGGAATGGGGCACCCTGGTCTTTAACTATGGCCGCCATGAGGTGCGCAATTTTCTGGTGGCCAATGCGCTCTTTTGGTTTGACAAGTACCATATTGACGGCATTCGCGTGGATGCCGTGGCCTCGATGCTCTATCTCGACTACGGCCGCAAGGAGGGCGAGTGGGTCCCCAATGAATATGGCGGCCGAGAAAATTTAGAGGCGGCCAACTTCCTGCGCCAAGTGAACCACGTGATCTTTAGTTACTTTCCGGGGATTCTCTCAATCGCCGAGGAGTCAACGGCTTGGCCGATGGTTTCTTGGCCCACCTACATGGGGGGATTGGGCTTTAACCTGAAGTGGAACATGGGCTGGATGCACGATATTCTTGACTACTTCAGCATGGATCCGTGGTTCCGCCAATTTCACCAAAACAATGTCACCTTCAGTATGTGGTACCACCACAGTGAAAACTTCATGCTGGCGCTCTCCCACGATGAGGTGGTCCACGGCAAGAGTCACATCATTGGCAAAATGCCCGGCGATCGCTGGCAGAAATTTGCGAACCTGCGCTGTTTGTTTGCCTATATGTTCACCCACCCCGGCAAAAAAACCATGTTTATGGGGATGGAGTTTGCCCAATGGAGCGAGTGGAATGTCTGGAGTGATTTAGAGTGGCACCTGCTGCAATACGAACCCCATCAGCAAACCAAACGCTTCTTTCAGGATCTGAATCACCTCTACCGTTCCCAACCGGCCCTCTATACCCAAGACTTCAAACAGGAGGGCTTTGAGTGGATTGACTGTAGTGACAATCGCCACAGCGTGGTTTCCTTCATCCGTTGGGACAAAGACTACCAAGATTTTGTGGTTGTTGTCTGCAACTTCACCCCCCAGCCCCATAGCCACTATCGCATCGGCGTACCCGAGCATGGCTTCTATAGGGAACTGTTTAACAGTGATGCCCGCGAGTACGGCGGCAGCAATATGGGCAACCTAGGGGGCAAGTGGGCCGATGAGTGGCCCTACCACAACCGCCGCTATTCCCTTGATTTGTGTTTGCCCCCCTTGGCAGTGCTGATTTTGAAACTGGACCGCGAGAAGACAGCGGCGGAGCGGGCCCGCTATAATCTTAGGTCCTAGGTCTTGAGAAGGCCCGCTTGGACTTGCCAAAGGTTGTAATAAACCCCCTGCTGAGCCAAGAGGGCTGCGTGGGTCCCCTGTTCCACAATTTCACCCCTTTCGAGAACGTAAATGCAGTCGGCGTGGCGAATGGTGGAGAGGCGGTGGGCAATGGCAATTGTGGTGCGATGGGCGGTAATATGGACGAGGGAGCGCTGGATGGCCGCTTCGGTTTCGTTATCCACGGCGGATGTGGCTTCATCGAGTACCAGGATCGGTGGATCTTTGAGAAGGGCGCGGGCGATCGCCAGCCGTTGCCGCTGACCGCCGGAGAGTTTTTGCCCGCGCTCCCCCACCACCGTATCGTAGCCCTGGGGCAGTTGCTCAATGAAATCATGGGCTTCAGCCAGTTTTGCTGCTTGGATCACCTCAGAAAGGGTTGCCCCCAGACTGCCATAGGCAATGTTTTCAAATACGGTGCCGTGGAAGAGAAAGACATCTTGACTCACCCAGCCAATGGCCCGGCGCAGGTCCCGCAGCCGATACTCGCGAATATCCACACCATCAAGGAGAATACGCCCCTGTTGGACTTCATAGAATCGCAGTAACAGCTTGACCAATGTACTTTTACCCGAACCGGTGGAGCCGACAATGGCAATTGTGCGACCGGCAGGAACATGGAAACTGACATTTTTCAGCACCGGTGCCCGGCCACTGTAGGCAAAGCTGACGCCTTCAAAGCGTACGTCCCCTTGAACATGGCGCGGCTCCAGGGGGCGATCGCCCGCACAAATCGCAATCGGCGTTTCTAGCAAATTCAGCACCCGCTGCGTTGAGGCCATGGCTCGCTGATACTGATCCAGGGTTTCCCCCAAACGGGTCAAGGGCCACAGCAGCCGTTGAATGAGATAGACCATCGTGCTGTAGGAGCCCAC encodes:
- a CDS encoding energy-coupling factor ABC transporter ATP-binding protein, with product MRIVQNPMAAIPAAIHLKEVSFGWSPETLVLDQVSLAIPQGQLWMLLGRNGSGKSTLIRILGGLLQPQRGEVYVEQPLGFVFQNPDHQLVMPSVGADIAFSLNGESLNYWQVRERVSAALQAVNLQGLERRPIYALSGGQKQRVAIAGAIARHCRVLLLDEPTALLDPDSQRELLGYVRQLVNTQGMAALWVTHRLDELAQADGAIVLDRGKVIGQGAPSDMMPLVHA
- a CDS encoding quinone-dependent dihydroorotate dehydrogenase, whose product is MDPYRHLLRPLLFAGLQADPEFLHQQFISLCGWLNQDRSLGAWLRQQLQQRYALSDPRLERQVWGLRFPNPIGLAAGFDKNGVASNVWAAFGFGFAELGTVTWHPQPGNPRPRLFRLPADRAALNRMGFNNAGAEAMAALLERSPAPTIPIGINLGKSKITPLEAAKEDYLASFRRLHPLGDYFVINVSSPNTPGLRDLQAKEQLEPILEALQAANHPRKPLLLKIAPDLSWEQIVVILRLIQAYELAGIVATNTTVAREGLKTKMIPATRRSPAEEAGGLSGAPLRQRATAVIRFIHKQTQGTLPIIGVGGIFTPEDVIEKLAAGATLVQLYTGWIYQGPSLLRELLKGLLAHAANPEKPEK
- the glgB gene encoding 1,4-alpha-glucan branching enzyme produces the protein MTVSPEQIDRIVSNRHHDPFEILGCHQIQQNGQSVWAVRAYLPNAERVSVLCPEQRQEYPMTPVHHPHFFECHIPVAELNNYQLKIYENGHERVIYDPYAFRSPKLTDFDVHLFAEGNHHRIYEKLGAHLLTVDGVEGVYFAVWAPNARNVSVIGNFNHWDGRKHQMARRGNGIWELFIPGLGVGEHYKYEIKNQEGHIYEKSDPYGFYQEPRPKTASIVTDLNSYEWGDNDWLEKRRHTDPLTQPISVYEVHLGSWLHASMEDPPIGADGQPQEPVQVAELKPWARFLTYRELAAKLIPYVKELGYTHIELLPIAEHPFDGSWGYQVTGYYAPTSRYGSPQDFMYFVDQCHQNGIGVIVDWVPGHFPKDGHGLAFFDGTHLYEHADPRKGEHKEWGTLVFNYGRHEVRNFLVANALFWFDKYHIDGIRVDAVASMLYLDYGRKEGEWVPNEYGGRENLEAANFLRQVNHVIFSYFPGILSIAEESTAWPMVSWPTYMGGLGFNLKWNMGWMHDILDYFSMDPWFRQFHQNNVTFSMWYHHSENFMLALSHDEVVHGKSHIIGKMPGDRWQKFANLRCLFAYMFTHPGKKTMFMGMEFAQWSEWNVWSDLEWHLLQYEPHQQTKRFFQDLNHLYRSQPALYTQDFKQEGFEWIDCSDNRHSVVSFIRWDKDYQDFVVVVCNFTPQPHSHYRIGVPEHGFYRELFNSDAREYGGSNMGNLGGKWADEWPYHNRRYSLDLCLPPLAVLILKLDREKTAAERARYNLRS
- a CDS encoding ABC transporter ATP-binding protein codes for the protein MQPLLRLLHHSQRYQGQVWQASLCSVLNKIFDLAPPVLIGIAVDLVVKRQDSLLARWGLATFEQQLLALAGLSFVIWSLESLFEYAYARSWRNLAQQIQHDLRLETYAHVQEMDLAFFEERSSGVLLSILNDDINQLERFLDGGANEILQVTTTVVVIGGIFFYLAPQVAIWGMLPMPLILWGSVLFQRRLAPRYADVREKAGLLNERLANNITGIQTIKSFTAEAYELQRLRLESDAYRQSNRRAIRLSAAYIPLIRFVILFGFTGTLVLGGFAAFQGRLDVGSYSTMVYLIQRLLWPLTRLGETLDQYQRAMASTQRVLNLLETPIAICAGDRPLEPRHVQGDVRFEGVSFAYSGRAPVLKNVSFHVPAGRTIAIVGSTGSGKSTLVKLLLRFYEVQQGRILLDGVDIREYRLRDLRRAIGWVSQDVFLFHGTVFENIAYGSLGATLSEVIQAAKLAEAHDFIEQLPQGYDTVVGERGQKLSGGQRQRLAIARALLKDPPILVLDEATSAVDNETEAAIQRSLVHITAHRTTIAIAHRLSTIRHADCIYVLERGEIVEQGTHAALLAQQGVYYNLWQVQAGLLKT